The Sorangiineae bacterium MSr11367 genome window below encodes:
- a CDS encoding YbjN domain-containing protein, with translation MSDVLSPNAPVYADRATGQVFPDARTMVNAYLAQFAERAGSALDELDDSGYTQVRKGSASVGINVLGDHGVLLLLAPVMAVPKAHKERFYRRLLELSFLTTADASFAIDAQKDEVYVRALRRLSGLDYEEFEDLLETVGKVADEWDDVLRKEF, from the coding sequence ATGTCGGACGTCTTGTCGCCCAACGCCCCCGTCTACGCAGACCGCGCGACCGGGCAGGTTTTCCCGGACGCGCGCACCATGGTCAACGCGTACCTCGCGCAGTTCGCCGAGCGCGCAGGTTCGGCGCTCGATGAGCTCGACGACTCGGGCTACACGCAAGTCCGAAAGGGCTCGGCCAGCGTGGGCATCAACGTCCTGGGCGATCACGGCGTGCTGCTTCTGCTCGCACCGGTCATGGCCGTCCCCAAGGCGCACAAGGAACGGTTTTACCGCCGCCTGCTCGAGCTCTCCTTCCTCACCACGGCGGATGCCTCGTTCGCCATCGACGCGCAGAAGGATGAAGTGTACGTCCGCGCCCTGCGCCGGCTTTCGGGGCTCGACTACGAGGAGTTCGAGGACCTGCTCGAAACCGTCGGCAAGGTCGCCGATGAGTGGGACGACGTGCTCCGAAAAGAGTTCTAA
- the ribH gene encoding 6,7-dimethyl-8-ribityllumazine synthase, translating to MPTLEDARTIVGNLVVPSGAKFAIVASRFNDFIVDPLLRGAFDAIVRHGGDPRNITIVRVPGAWEIPVVVERLAHVAMQQERSASGPRGERKFDAIIALSTVIRGSTPHFDYVAGEAAKVGSVAAATGVPVSFGVLTTDTIEQAIERAGTKAGNKGWDAAVSAIEMVSLSKALDEAGL from the coding sequence ATGCCCACCCTCGAAGACGCACGCACGATCGTTGGCAACCTCGTCGTGCCGAGCGGCGCCAAGTTCGCGATCGTCGCCAGCCGCTTCAACGATTTCATCGTCGACCCGCTCTTGCGCGGTGCATTCGACGCCATCGTCCGCCACGGCGGCGACCCCAGGAACATCACCATCGTGCGCGTCCCCGGCGCCTGGGAAATCCCCGTGGTGGTCGAGCGCCTCGCCCACGTTGCGATGCAGCAAGAACGGTCCGCGAGCGGACCTAGGGGCGAACGGAAGTTCGACGCCATCATTGCCCTCTCCACGGTCATCCGCGGCTCCACGCCGCACTTCGACTACGTGGCCGGAGAGGCCGCCAAGGTTGGAAGCGTCGCCGCCGCCACGGGCGTGCCCGTTTCCTTCGGCGTACTGACGACCGACACCATCGAACAAGCCATCGAACGCGCCGGCACCAAGGCCGGCAACAAGGGATGGGACGCCGCCGTTTCGGCCATCGAAATGGTGTCGCTCTCCAAGGCGCTCGACGAGGCGGGGCTGTAA
- the nusB gene encoding transcription antitermination factor NusB codes for MGARHSGRESALQMLFQIEVSGASAEEAIALFWRNFEGEPEGRAYAEEIVRGVYEATEELDARIAAASKHWRLERMGRVDRNLLRAGTWELEHRQDVPRAVILDEAVELAKAYGSESSSSFVNGVLDRIAEELGRKDMDR; via the coding sequence ATGGGCGCACGTCATTCGGGCCGCGAGTCGGCCCTGCAGATGCTCTTTCAAATCGAGGTGTCCGGGGCCTCGGCCGAAGAGGCCATTGCCCTCTTCTGGCGCAACTTCGAGGGCGAGCCGGAAGGCCGCGCCTACGCCGAGGAAATCGTGCGTGGCGTGTACGAGGCGACGGAGGAACTCGACGCGCGCATCGCCGCCGCATCGAAGCACTGGCGCCTCGAGCGCATGGGGCGGGTCGACCGCAACCTGCTGCGCGCCGGAACCTGGGAGCTCGAGCACCGCCAGGACGTCCCGCGCGCGGTCATCCTCGACGAAGCCGTCGAGCTGGCGAAAGCCTACGGAAGCGAATCCTCGAGCTCCTTCGTCAACGGCGTGCTCGATCGCATCGCCGAGGAACTCGGCCGCAAGGACATGGATCGCTAG
- a CDS encoding trypsin-like serine protease — translation MKKGAFICAAAMLCVACTMEAAESEMTGQSQSAIIGGNEDAADPAVVAVYARVPGETKGSLCTGEVISPTVVLTAAHCITEVTPGSVHYVVPGGKFQSVPASQWLAVKEVHADPAFDAAHLEAGHDIGVVILAKPTTIRPLPFLRVPLPDEAVGHRVRLVGYGLDNGFRQTGAGTKRTVTVPIVSMDDVTLETGNLFQKACSGDSGGPAFLDIDGQETIVGITSYGYIFCLFDAFYTRVDLYTDFIERYL, via the coding sequence ATGAAGAAAGGCGCATTCATTTGCGCGGCAGCAATGCTGTGCGTGGCGTGCACCATGGAGGCCGCCGAGTCCGAGATGACCGGCCAGTCCCAGAGCGCCATCATCGGGGGCAACGAAGATGCCGCCGATCCCGCGGTCGTTGCGGTCTACGCGCGCGTTCCCGGCGAAACCAAAGGATCGCTTTGCACGGGCGAGGTCATCTCGCCCACCGTCGTTCTGACGGCTGCTCATTGCATCACGGAGGTTACGCCGGGGTCCGTGCACTACGTGGTACCGGGCGGCAAGTTCCAAAGTGTTCCTGCGTCGCAGTGGCTCGCGGTCAAGGAGGTGCACGCCGATCCGGCCTTCGATGCCGCGCACCTCGAGGCTGGGCACGACATCGGCGTGGTGATCCTCGCCAAACCAACGACCATCCGGCCGCTCCCATTTTTACGGGTGCCGTTGCCCGACGAGGCTGTTGGGCACCGAGTCCGGCTGGTGGGCTACGGCCTCGACAACGGATTCCGCCAAACGGGCGCCGGCACGAAGCGCACGGTCACCGTTCCCATCGTTTCGATGGATGACGTCACGTTGGAAACGGGCAACCTGTTTCAAAAAGCGTGCAGCGGCGATTCGGGCGGCCCGGCGTTTCTCGACATCGACGGCCAGGAGACCATCGTCGGCATCACGTCGTACGGATACATCTTCTGCCTGTTCGACGCGTTCTACACGCGGGTCGATCTCTACACCGACTTCATCGAGCGCTATTTGTAG
- a CDS encoding GNAT family N-acetyltransferase produces MTKIAESAVTLRPAIPSDSEAVAVIWYQGWRDGHLGNIPDALVAVRTEASFYERAAQRIGDTVVAVVEGEVVGFVMVVDDEVEQVYLAGHRRGSGIAGILLDEAERLVAANGHERAWLAVSPGNGRARAFYERQGWHDEGHFVYMAGGAGEPIPVPCQRYVKRVAVR; encoded by the coding sequence ATGACGAAGATCGCCGAAAGTGCCGTAACCCTTCGTCCCGCCATCCCCAGCGACTCCGAGGCGGTCGCGGTGATCTGGTACCAAGGCTGGCGCGACGGCCACCTGGGCAACATCCCGGACGCGCTCGTGGCGGTGAGGACCGAAGCATCCTTCTACGAGCGCGCCGCCCAACGCATCGGCGACACCGTCGTCGCCGTCGTCGAGGGCGAGGTCGTCGGCTTCGTCATGGTCGTCGACGACGAGGTGGAACAGGTCTACCTCGCAGGCCACCGCCGCGGCAGCGGCATCGCGGGCATTCTCCTCGACGAAGCCGAACGCCTCGTCGCCGCCAACGGCCACGAACGCGCCTGGCTCGCCGTCTCTCCCGGCAACGGGCGCGCCCGCGCGTTCTACGAGCGCCAAGGCTGGCACGACGAAGGCCATTTCGTGTACATGGCCGGCGGCGCGGGCGAGCCCATCCCCGTCCCGTGCCAGCGATACGTCAAGCGCGTCGCGGTTCGCTAG
- a CDS encoding TetR/AcrR family transcriptional regulator, with the protein MDRPRVGRKRSEESKMAILAASLELLRERGYGKVTVDAIAERAGVGKQTMYRWWPSKADVVLEALTETARTSILDRDSGDLESDLRAFLTATFRALNGPQALGVVMRGLMAEAQLDPEFAVRFGEYIAWRRAVLSSIVQRAVERGDVAKGTSIEALVDMLFGAMWYRLLLDRPIGPKFAATLADLATRAVR; encoded by the coding sequence ATGGATCGTCCCAGGGTGGGCCGAAAGCGGAGTGAAGAGTCGAAAATGGCCATTCTCGCGGCCTCGCTGGAGCTTTTACGCGAGCGCGGATACGGCAAGGTCACCGTCGACGCCATCGCCGAGCGCGCGGGGGTGGGCAAGCAGACGATGTACCGCTGGTGGCCGTCGAAGGCCGACGTGGTGCTCGAGGCCCTCACGGAGACGGCACGTACCTCGATTCTCGATCGCGATTCGGGCGATCTGGAGTCGGATTTGCGCGCCTTTCTCACGGCGACGTTTCGCGCGCTGAATGGGCCGCAGGCTCTCGGTGTGGTGATGCGCGGCCTCATGGCCGAGGCCCAGCTCGATCCCGAGTTCGCTGTTCGCTTCGGCGAGTACATCGCCTGGCGTCGCGCGGTGCTCTCGAGCATCGTTCAGCGCGCGGTCGAGCGCGGAGACGTGGCCAAGGGCACGAGCATCGAAGCGCTGGTCGATATGCTCTTTGGAGCGATGTGGTATCGGCTCTTGTTGGACCGCCCCATTGGCCCAAAATTTGCGGCGACGCTGGCAGATTTGGCCACGCGCGCGGTGCGCTAA
- a CDS encoding trypsin-like serine protease codes for MKQAWLWAVALLAAGCSAETRNEAPTDESTDQKIIGGVDDPNDPAVVAIYARVPGATKGALCTGEIISPTVVLTAAHCITEVEAGSVHYVIPGFKFKEVPEAQWLAVKETHADPQFDASNLPNGHDIGVLILAQPTSITPLPFVRTPLPDSTVGKSVRMVGYGLNDGFGQTGAGIKREVTVPVNSMDDKTLETGTFSKKSCNGDSGGPAFLKIDGKETIVGVTSYGIIYCLGYGYYTRVDKYTAFIDQYLQ; via the coding sequence ATGAAACAAGCATGGCTTTGGGCGGTCGCTCTGTTGGCAGCGGGTTGCAGCGCCGAAACACGCAATGAAGCTCCCACGGACGAGTCGACCGACCAAAAGATCATAGGCGGTGTGGACGATCCGAACGATCCGGCCGTCGTCGCCATTTACGCCCGGGTTCCCGGCGCCACGAAAGGTGCACTCTGCACGGGTGAAATCATCTCCCCCACGGTCGTGCTTACCGCCGCGCATTGCATCACCGAGGTCGAAGCCGGCTCGGTGCATTACGTGATTCCGGGATTCAAATTCAAGGAAGTCCCCGAAGCACAATGGCTGGCCGTCAAAGAGACCCATGCCGATCCGCAATTCGACGCGAGCAATCTGCCCAACGGCCACGACATCGGCGTGCTCATTCTCGCCCAGCCCACGTCGATCACGCCGCTCCCCTTCGTCCGCACCCCGCTGCCCGACAGCACGGTCGGCAAAAGCGTGCGCATGGTGGGCTACGGCTTGAACGATGGCTTCGGCCAGACCGGCGCGGGCATCAAACGCGAGGTCACCGTCCCGGTCAACAGCATGGACGACAAGACCCTGGAGACGGGAACCTTCAGCAAGAAATCGTGCAACGGCGACTCGGGCGGGCCCGCCTTCCTGAAGATCGATGGCAAAGAGACCATCGTGGGCGTCACCTCGTACGGCATCATTTACTGCCTTGGATATGGCTATTACACGCGCGTGGACAAATACACGGCGTTCATTGACCAGTATTTGCAATAG
- a CDS encoding SDR family NAD(P)-dependent oxidoreductase translates to MPSSNTEATSLEGLHILVTGSTDGIGAVTAEELGRAGAIVYVHGRNADKIERTLASLRERGVNAPRGFRADLASLADTAKLAKQIVAQVPQLDVLINNAGIGTGGSRSQREISQDGFELRFAVNYLATFVLTRNLIAAGRIPRAVIHVSSIGQEDLDFDDLMLERHYSGVSAYCRSKLAQILFAFDLAESHPRIKTHALHPGTYLDTNMVRQAGVRPLGSAGEGADAILFVTRHALSDSPNGLYFDQQRTARPLPQAYDRTARARLRKASEELAAPFLS, encoded by the coding sequence ATGCCCTCTTCGAACACGGAAGCGACCTCCCTCGAAGGCCTCCACATCCTCGTCACCGGCTCCACCGACGGCATCGGTGCCGTCACCGCGGAAGAGCTCGGGCGCGCCGGCGCCATCGTGTACGTCCACGGCCGCAACGCCGACAAAATCGAACGCACGCTCGCTTCCCTGCGCGAACGCGGCGTCAACGCCCCGCGCGGCTTTCGAGCCGATCTCGCGTCGCTGGCCGACACGGCGAAGCTCGCAAAACAAATCGTTGCCCAAGTACCCCAACTCGATGTGCTCATCAACAACGCCGGCATTGGCACCGGCGGCAGCCGCAGCCAGCGCGAAATCAGCCAGGACGGATTCGAGCTTCGCTTCGCCGTCAATTACCTAGCGACCTTCGTCCTGACGCGAAACCTCATCGCCGCAGGTCGCATCCCGCGCGCCGTCATCCATGTTTCGTCCATTGGTCAGGAAGATCTCGATTTCGACGATCTGATGCTCGAGCGCCACTATTCGGGTGTGTCAGCTTATTGCCGAAGCAAGCTCGCACAAATCTTGTTCGCCTTCGATCTCGCGGAGAGCCACCCGCGTATCAAAACGCACGCCCTTCACCCCGGCACGTACCTCGATACGAACATGGTGCGCCAGGCCGGCGTCCGCCCCCTCGGCAGTGCGGGAGAAGGCGCCGACGCGATCCTTTTCGTCACACGCCACGCCCTGAGCGACAGTCCCAACGGACTCTATTTCGATCAACAGCGCACGGCACGCCCGCTCCCCCAGGCCTACGACCGCACGGCACGCGCGCGCCTGCGAAAAGCCTCCGAAGAACTCGCTGCGCCTTTCTTGAGTTAG
- a CDS encoding leucyl aminopeptidase, with amino-acid sequence MDLRYLPHDLRRLDEANAEVVVCAIWQDEKPMRGLAGLLDWRLAGKLSSLQRADYLRGEIGEVLCVPGRPRLPFDKVLVFGLGPRDDFEEPRFRETVLHLLRTLEGLHVPRAVVELPGRSDAAIQPDRAATVVLECVGTSAAHDTWWIVDHADAERHLLERAQEEQRRARRA; translated from the coding sequence ATGGACTTACGCTACCTGCCACACGATCTCCGCCGACTCGACGAAGCCAACGCCGAAGTCGTGGTTTGCGCCATCTGGCAGGATGAAAAGCCCATGCGCGGCCTCGCCGGGTTGCTCGACTGGCGCCTCGCCGGAAAACTGAGCTCGCTCCAGCGCGCGGATTACCTGCGCGGCGAGATCGGTGAGGTTCTCTGTGTACCGGGCAGGCCGCGCTTGCCCTTCGACAAAGTGCTCGTCTTCGGCCTCGGCCCGCGCGACGACTTCGAGGAACCTCGCTTTCGCGAGACCGTGCTTCACCTTTTGCGCACCCTCGAAGGGCTGCACGTCCCGCGTGCGGTGGTCGAGCTGCCCGGCCGCTCCGACGCCGCCATCCAGCCGGATCGCGCAGCCACGGTGGTGCTCGAGTGCGTCGGCACCTCGGCGGCGCACGACACGTGGTGGATCGTGGATCACGCCGACGCCGAGCGGCACCTGCTCGAGCGCGCACAAGAAGAACAACGGCGCGCGCGCCGGGCGTAG
- a CDS encoding S41 family peptidase has product MRLANRAWIAGEGVRAEAAEARWTAVKNGGLAWRAQELYAGDARWPDEVPADFPAQDFDQGASRTADLGTPPARATGPANRPKLEPIVPGMQPQPEALGLGEARAALLAVHGAARRFFPYFKVTGDHIDARLHETMDALEALPSLDRVSVRNLLRRFGEALHDGHVGAGDYSSTPVSGGYFAAVLEDVNGEPVVRRTSAEGVHPGDTIVRVGSVSVADWYARERPLSSASTEGSLRLKIMRSMLRLPGPTEFGLRAPDGTHRAVTVQPVSADDYFAFGTAATHRPPGWLGDLGAPKLYYTTMTETLADTAAFRQTLAEARDAEGLILDMRGYPAVSLYEAAARLIPYSFSSPIFNVPVVRPASQTFSPQSFDPGVLTDPSYTGPIVLLIGPSAISAAENFSTMLVDAKRLTAIVGRRSAGTNGNITTLFLPGALSFTFTGMEILHTDGSRFHGIGIVPNIEVTPTAEDFHNGIDPELARAVDELRSR; this is encoded by the coding sequence TTGCGCCTGGCGAATCGTGCATGGATCGCCGGCGAGGGCGTGCGCGCCGAAGCGGCCGAGGCGCGATGGACCGCCGTAAAAAATGGCGGGCTCGCGTGGCGCGCCCAAGAGCTCTACGCCGGCGATGCGCGCTGGCCCGATGAAGTGCCCGCCGATTTTCCGGCGCAGGATTTCGATCAAGGCGCAAGCCGGACCGCGGACCTCGGCACACCGCCGGCGCGGGCAACCGGCCCGGCGAACCGCCCGAAGCTCGAACCCATCGTTCCCGGGATGCAGCCACAACCCGAAGCGCTGGGCCTCGGCGAAGCCCGCGCAGCCTTGCTGGCCGTGCACGGTGCAGCCCGTCGCTTCTTCCCATACTTCAAGGTCACGGGCGATCACATCGACGCGCGCTTGCACGAAACGATGGACGCGCTGGAAGCGCTGCCCAGCCTGGATCGCGTCTCCGTGCGGAACCTGCTGCGGCGCTTCGGCGAGGCGCTTCACGACGGGCACGTCGGCGCGGGGGACTATTCCTCCACCCCCGTGTCCGGCGGCTACTTCGCGGCAGTCCTCGAGGACGTGAACGGCGAACCCGTCGTGCGCCGCACCAGCGCCGAAGGCGTGCACCCGGGCGATACCATCGTGCGCGTCGGCAGCGTCTCCGTCGCCGATTGGTATGCGCGCGAGAGGCCGTTGTCGTCCGCCTCCACCGAGGGCAGTTTGCGCCTGAAGATCATGCGCAGCATGCTCAGGCTGCCCGGCCCCACCGAATTCGGCCTTCGTGCGCCCGATGGCACGCATCGCGCCGTCACCGTGCAACCCGTTTCGGCGGACGACTACTTTGCGTTCGGCACCGCCGCGACCCATCGCCCGCCCGGATGGCTCGGCGATCTGGGTGCACCGAAGCTTTACTACACGACGATGACCGAGACGCTTGCGGACACCGCCGCGTTTCGCCAGACGCTCGCCGAGGCTCGCGATGCCGAGGGGCTCATCCTCGACATGCGCGGCTATCCGGCGGTCTCCTTATACGAGGCGGCCGCACGGCTCATTCCGTATTCGTTCTCCTCGCCAATTTTCAACGTTCCCGTGGTCCGGCCCGCGTCGCAGACGTTCTCTCCCCAGTCGTTCGACCCCGGTGTGCTGACGGACCCGTCGTACACGGGCCCCATCGTGTTGCTCATCGGACCATCGGCCATCTCGGCGGCGGAGAACTTTTCGACCATGCTCGTCGATGCCAAACGGCTCACCGCCATCGTCGGACGTCGGAGCGCGGGGACGAACGGCAACATCACGACCCTATTTCTTCCCGGTGCGCTCTCCTTCACCTTCACCGGAATGGAGATCCTTCACACGGACGGGTCTCGCTTTCACGGGATCGGCATCGTTCCTAACATCGAGGTAACCCCCACAGCCGAGGATTTCCACAACGGCATCGATCCGGAGCTCGCACGTGCAGTCGACGAACTTCGTTCTCGGTAG
- a CDS encoding trypsin-like serine protease, protein MKHAVLFIFHVSAVLAASVTGCGGETADVSAQTSDEIVGGTVDPGDPAVVAVYARAPGATQGALCTGEVISPTVVLTAAHCITEVDPGAIHYVVPGPVFQQVPSSQWLATKEVHADPAFDASNLANGHDIGVVILAQPTNIVPIPFIRTPLPSSVVGKNVRLVGYGLDNGVTQTGAGTKRQVTVSVVSMNDKTLETGNLLQKACNGDSGGPALLNIDGKETIVGMTSYGLILCLLTANYTRVDLYTSFIDQYLQ, encoded by the coding sequence ATGAAACACGCGGTTCTTTTCATCTTTCACGTCAGCGCGGTCTTGGCAGCGTCGGTCACGGGGTGCGGGGGCGAGACGGCGGACGTCTCCGCGCAGACGTCGGACGAGATCGTGGGCGGCACCGTCGACCCGGGCGATCCCGCCGTCGTCGCCGTGTATGCGCGCGCACCGGGAGCCACCCAAGGCGCCCTCTGCACGGGCGAGGTCATCTCGCCCACCGTCGTTCTCACGGCGGCCCACTGCATCACCGAGGTCGATCCTGGCGCCATCCACTACGTGGTCCCCGGCCCGGTGTTCCAACAGGTTCCTTCGTCGCAGTGGCTCGCCACCAAAGAGGTCCACGCGGACCCGGCCTTCGATGCCTCGAACCTCGCGAACGGACACGACATCGGCGTCGTGATCCTTGCCCAGCCCACGAACATCGTGCCCATTCCGTTCATCCGCACACCGCTTCCGTCGAGTGTCGTCGGCAAGAACGTGCGCCTCGTGGGCTATGGACTCGACAACGGCGTGACGCAAACCGGCGCCGGCACGAAGCGTCAGGTCACCGTGTCGGTCGTGTCGATGAACGACAAGACGCTGGAGACGGGAAATCTGCTTCAAAAAGCGTGCAACGGCGACTCCGGCGGCCCCGCGCTGCTGAACATCGACGGCAAGGAGACCATCGTCGGCATGACATCCTACGGGCTCATTCTTTGTCTGCTTACGGCGAACTACACGCGAGTCGATCTCTATACGAGCTTCATCGACCAGTACCTCCAGTAG
- a CDS encoding SDR family oxidoreductase has translation MSETIIVFGASSGIGESVAALAHRHGARTVAVGRDRTKLEGLRGRLSGVEIASVDASRREDVDAFFRDQGAFDHLVIALSGGKGAGLFRELPLEDVRSGFEGKFFPQLNVAQAALSTLRKEGGSITFISAASARSVAPGTAGLTAINAAIESVIPILALELAPIRVNGISPGVVDTPWWNDVPADVKAGFFDRARANLPVRRVGTPEEVAELVWFLAHAAFVTGSVYEIDGGHRLVASRA, from the coding sequence ATGAGCGAAACCATCATCGTATTCGGAGCCAGTTCCGGCATCGGGGAGTCCGTGGCCGCCCTGGCCCATCGCCACGGCGCACGCACGGTGGCCGTGGGGCGCGATCGCACCAAGCTCGAAGGGCTTCGCGGCCGGCTGAGCGGCGTGGAGATCGCATCGGTCGACGCATCCAGGCGGGAGGACGTCGATGCATTCTTTCGCGACCAAGGCGCCTTCGATCACCTGGTCATTGCCCTCAGCGGCGGCAAAGGCGCGGGGCTCTTCCGCGAGCTACCGCTCGAGGACGTGCGATCCGGCTTCGAGGGCAAGTTCTTCCCGCAGCTCAACGTCGCGCAGGCCGCCCTCTCCACGCTGAGGAAGGAAGGTGGCTCCATCACCTTCATCAGCGCCGCGTCGGCGCGGTCGGTGGCTCCGGGCACCGCGGGCCTCACGGCCATCAATGCGGCCATCGAATCGGTCATTCCCATTCTAGCGTTGGAGCTCGCGCCGATTCGGGTGAACGGCATCTCTCCGGGCGTGGTCGACACGCCATGGTGGAACGACGTCCCGGCCGACGTCAAAGCTGGATTCTTCGACCGCGCTCGCGCCAACTTACCGGTTCGCCGCGTGGGTACCCCCGAGGAGGTCGCGGAGCTCGTGTGGTTCCTCGCCCACGCCGCCTTCGTCACCGGATCCGTCTATGAAATCGACGGCGGCCATCGTCTCGTTGCTTCAAGAGCGTGA
- the ribB gene encoding 3,4-dihydroxy-2-butanone-4-phosphate synthase, translated as MAPMLDIDPRLLERVNAAIHAVRSGKMVILTDDEDRENEGDLCMAAEFATAEAINFMATHGRGLICLTLVEEQIDRLGLPMMQSPGRGGPPLGTAFTVSVEARHGVTTGISAADRAFTTRLAASPDCRPDDLVTPGHVFPLKARTGGVLVRTGQTEGSVDLARLAGLTPAGVICEIMNEDGTMARMPDLEIFGKKHDLIIVTIADLIQYRLQTERLVRRLTEQSILLDATGTVWRTIVYESATDGRQLLALVKGNVEGGGPVLCRMHAGSLIADTFASTPREGARNLKEAFRHIEAEGRGVVVYLPPKGNVELELELHATLSAPPHEKKEYPLRDFGLGAQVLFDLGLHKIRLLTNNPRKIAGITGYGLEVVESIPLRSMTSKVPPAPSSGRLP; from the coding sequence ATGGCCCCCATGTTGGACATCGATCCGAGGCTTCTCGAGCGGGTCAACGCAGCCATCCACGCCGTCCGCAGCGGCAAAATGGTCATCCTCACGGACGACGAAGACCGCGAGAACGAGGGTGACCTCTGCATGGCCGCGGAATTCGCCACGGCGGAGGCCATCAACTTCATGGCCACCCACGGCCGAGGCCTCATCTGCCTCACGCTCGTCGAAGAGCAGATCGATCGCCTGGGCCTGCCCATGATGCAGTCGCCCGGCCGCGGCGGTCCTCCGCTGGGCACCGCCTTCACCGTCAGCGTCGAAGCACGCCACGGCGTCACCACCGGCATCAGCGCCGCCGATCGCGCGTTCACCACGCGCCTCGCCGCCAGCCCCGATTGCCGCCCCGACGACCTGGTCACCCCGGGGCACGTCTTCCCGCTCAAGGCCCGCACCGGCGGCGTCTTGGTGCGCACGGGCCAGACCGAAGGCTCCGTGGATCTCGCCCGCCTCGCCGGCCTCACCCCGGCGGGGGTCATCTGCGAGATCATGAACGAGGACGGCACGATGGCGCGCATGCCGGACCTGGAGATCTTCGGCAAGAAGCACGACCTGATCATCGTCACCATCGCCGACTTGATCCAGTACCGGCTCCAGACCGAGCGCCTCGTGCGCCGCCTCACCGAGCAGTCCATCCTGCTCGATGCCACCGGCACCGTGTGGCGCACCATTGTGTACGAGTCGGCCACGGACGGACGGCAGCTCCTCGCCTTGGTCAAAGGCAACGTCGAGGGCGGAGGCCCCGTCTTGTGCCGCATGCACGCCGGTTCGCTCATCGCCGATACCTTCGCCTCCACCCCGCGCGAGGGGGCACGCAACCTGAAGGAAGCCTTCCGCCACATCGAGGCCGAGGGGCGTGGGGTCGTCGTGTACCTACCACCCAAGGGCAACGTCGAGCTGGAGCTGGAACTCCACGCCACCCTTTCCGCACCGCCCCACGAGAAAAAAGAATACCCACTGCGCGACTTCGGCCTGGGCGCCCAGGTCCTCTTCGATTTGGGGCTGCACAAGATCCGTCTCCTGACGAACAATCCGCGTAAGATTGCGGGCATCACCGGCTACGGGCTCGAGGTCGTCGAGAGCATCCCGCTTCGATCCATGACATCCAAAGTACCGCCCGCACCTTCCTCCGGGAGACTTCCGTAA